One window of the Gimesia chilikensis genome contains the following:
- a CDS encoding sulfatase family protein, whose amino-acid sequence MRRHSVTLICCLTLLLLSATSAVSAAAQQRQPHVVIILADDMGYGDVTALNADSRIPTPHLDQLARQSLTFTDAHAAGSYCVPSRYGLLTGRYMWRTRLGSGGNLANFAGTLIEPGRKTIGNLMQDAGYQTGLVGKWHQGIDWKLHDESERAQIRVDPNYQNFKNIDFASPALKGPRDFGFAYSFGTAGSAEMNPAAFIENNRVTVIPTMTSAQAKAQHGEWYGRDDNIVAAGYTMDRLVPTLSNKACEFVETAVRTKPDQPFFLYYAMTTPHNPIVPNQEFMGKSKAGTYGDFVVELDHHVGKLLRKLEELGIADNTLVIFTSDNGPVNRTKGYPQRWVRGDTMIYGHDSNGPCTGWKGGLEEGGHRVPFLVRWPAVIKPGETCSTTIVFNDVLPTLAEMLDVPLDSSTAEDGVSFYPALQGEARPVSFHKAIVHNHHNGTFAVRQGPFKLTISGPKTVEDVLDDSIPVAYTLYDLDQDIEETTDIAKQHPQQVQQMHALLKQYIKAGRSNGSESP is encoded by the coding sequence ATGCGCAGGCATTCTGTCACTTTGATCTGTTGTCTCACACTGCTTCTGCTTTCTGCTACGTCCGCAGTATCGGCAGCAGCGCAGCAGCGTCAACCACATGTGGTGATTATTCTCGCCGATGACATGGGCTATGGTGACGTCACCGCCCTCAACGCCGACAGCCGGATTCCGACACCCCATCTCGATCAACTCGCCCGTCAGAGCCTGACCTTCACCGATGCCCACGCCGCGGGCTCCTATTGTGTGCCCTCCCGCTACGGGCTGCTCACCGGCCGCTACATGTGGCGTACCCGCCTGGGTTCGGGGGGCAACCTCGCGAATTTTGCCGGTACCCTGATCGAACCGGGCCGCAAAACGATTGGGAACCTGATGCAGGACGCAGGCTACCAGACCGGACTCGTCGGTAAATGGCACCAGGGTATCGACTGGAAACTGCACGACGAAAGTGAACGGGCACAGATCCGCGTCGACCCCAACTATCAGAACTTTAAAAATATCGACTTCGCCTCGCCTGCGTTGAAAGGTCCGCGTGACTTTGGTTTCGCATACTCCTTCGGCACCGCCGGTTCCGCGGAGATGAACCCCGCCGCCTTCATAGAGAACAACCGTGTTACCGTCATTCCCACCATGACTTCTGCCCAGGCCAAAGCACAGCACGGCGAATGGTATGGTCGGGACGATAACATTGTCGCTGCCGGCTATACCATGGATCGACTCGTTCCCACGCTGTCGAACAAGGCCTGCGAGTTCGTCGAGACCGCGGTCCGCACGAAACCCGACCAGCCCTTCTTCCTCTATTACGCGATGACCACCCCCCATAACCCGATCGTTCCCAATCAGGAATTCATGGGCAAAAGCAAAGCCGGCACCTATGGCGATTTCGTCGTCGAACTCGATCACCACGTCGGCAAGCTGCTCCGGAAGCTGGAAGAACTGGGGATCGCCGACAACACCCTCGTCATCTTCACCAGCGACAACGGCCCCGTGAACCGCACCAAAGGCTATCCCCAACGCTGGGTTCGCGGCGACACAATGATTTACGGTCATGACAGCAACGGTCCCTGTACCGGCTGGAAAGGGGGCCTCGAAGAAGGGGGGCACCGCGTTCCATTTCTCGTGCGCTGGCCGGCGGTCATCAAGCCGGGCGAAACCTGTTCGACCACGATCGTCTTTAACGACGTCCTGCCTACGCTGGCAGAAATGCTGGACGTCCCGCTCGACAGCAGCACTGCAGAAGATGGCGTCAGTTTCTACCCGGCCCTGCAGGGCGAAGCGCGGCCCGTCTCGTTCCATAAGGCAATTGTCCACAATCATCATAACGGCACGTTCGCCGTCCGTCAGGGGCCATTCAAGCTGACGATCAGCGGCCCCAAAACGGTCGAGGACGTTCTGGATGACAGCATCCCCGTGGCGTATACCCTGTATGATCTGGATCAGGACATCGAAGAAACTACCGACATCGCGAAGCAGCATCCGCAGCAGGTGCAGCAGATGCACGCCCTGTTGAAACAATATATCAAGGCCGGCAGAAGTAACGGCAGTGAAAGCCCCTGA
- a CDS encoding aldo/keto reductase → MKFRKLGNTDITVSEISLGCSGFWGNARFPERQAADIIHTAFDAGVNFFDTGHNYCHFHAEPRLGRILKPLFAQHDRSQFVLSTKAGTIVPSAPLVFRNRPSKDFSPDYIEATCAKSIQNLNCEYLDIFQLHGITQDQITPALIDRLCSMKERGMFRCLGVNSHSAADLLYIADHPDLFDMVLLDFNVLQLDREPVIRKLAEAGIGVVAGTVLAQGHLVAGKIGSFKSTADLWYLARALLKSTGRQFSRNAQPMREALATVENLTPAQAAFAYVLANQDISSCVFGTTKIKNLREILAASDQSLSAEVRAAIRNTFEQIPERISA, encoded by the coding sequence ATGAAATTCAGGAAGCTTGGAAATACGGATATCACGGTTTCGGAAATCTCCCTCGGATGTTCCGGATTCTGGGGCAATGCCCGCTTTCCGGAGCGACAGGCTGCGGACATCATTCACACCGCGTTTGACGCAGGCGTGAACTTCTTCGATACGGGTCACAACTACTGCCACTTCCACGCCGAACCCCGACTGGGACGCATTCTGAAGCCGCTGTTTGCGCAGCACGACCGCTCTCAGTTCGTACTCTCCACCAAGGCCGGCACCATCGTTCCCTCCGCCCCCCTGGTTTTCCGCAATCGTCCCAGTAAAGATTTTTCACCCGATTACATCGAAGCCACATGCGCGAAGTCGATTCAGAATCTGAACTGTGAGTACCTCGATATCTTCCAGCTGCATGGCATCACGCAGGACCAGATTACGCCAGCACTGATCGACCGACTGTGCTCTATGAAAGAACGGGGCATGTTCCGCTGCCTGGGCGTCAACAGTCATTCCGCGGCCGATCTGCTTTATATCGCCGATCATCCCGATCTGTTCGACATGGTCCTGCTCGACTTCAACGTCCTGCAGCTCGACCGGGAACCCGTCATCCGCAAACTGGCCGAAGCAGGCATCGGGGTTGTCGCGGGAACCGTGCTTGCCCAGGGACACCTCGTGGCAGGCAAAATCGGCTCCTTCAAAAGCACCGCCGACCTCTGGTACCTGGCCCGGGCACTGCTCAAATCGACGGGCCGCCAGTTCTCACGCAACGCCCAGCCGATGCGGGAGGCCCTCGCTACAGTAGAAAACCTGACTCCGGCCCAGGCTGCATTTGCCTACGTGCTCGCCAATCAGGATATCTCAAGCTGTGTATTCGGAACGACGAAAATCAAAAACCTCAGAGAGATCCTCGCGGCCTCCGATCAGAGTCTCTCGGCAGAAGTCAGAGCCGCAATTCGCAACACGTTCGAACAGATCCCTGAAAGAATCAGCGCCTGA
- a CDS encoding TIGR03067 domain-containing protein, with amino-acid sequence MQRSMLKLKILVTVATLTALTAVVSADEKQAAAIQKDRNLIAGTWQIEVLEINGNRSAGEDVKQLTVVNGADGTWSLRSDGNEVGRGTTSIDPSQSVKTIDIQPTSGQDQGKTYRGIYELGKTTRKLCFAPAGKDRPTDFSSNAENQHIFVKFKRVQATQEKEVP; translated from the coding sequence ATGCAGCGCTCAATGTTAAAACTTAAGATCCTCGTCACCGTCGCGACTCTCACAGCACTCACCGCCGTGGTCTCGGCCGACGAGAAGCAAGCAGCCGCAATTCAAAAGGACCGTAACCTGATCGCGGGTACCTGGCAGATCGAGGTGCTGGAAATCAACGGCAACCGTTCAGCGGGGGAAGATGTGAAACAGCTCACCGTCGTCAACGGCGCCGACGGTACCTGGAGTCTGCGTTCCGATGGAAACGAGGTCGGTCGTGGGACGACCAGCATTGATCCCAGCCAAAGCGTCAAAACCATCGACATCCAGCCAACCTCCGGACAGGACCAGGGAAAAACCTACCGGGGAATTTATGAACTCGGCAAAACGACCCGCAAACTCTGCTTCGCCCCTGCCGGCAAAGACCGACCCACTGATTTCAGCTCGAACGCAGAGAATCAACACATCTTCGTGAAATTCAAACGCGTCCAAGCGACTCAGGAAAAAGAAGTCCCCTGA
- a CDS encoding VOC family protein: MQLDPFHLAFQVRDIAEARAFYGDLLGCSEGRSAETWVDFNFFGHQVVCHLNPDIGPDGSIVTHVNPVDGHGVPVPHFGVVLTMDRWQALADRLHERQIEFVIEPYIRFQGQPGEQATMFFLDPSGNALEFKAFKDIESQLFAT; encoded by the coding sequence ATGCAGCTCGATCCCTTTCATCTCGCGTTTCAGGTGCGTGACATCGCCGAAGCCCGCGCCTTTTATGGTGACCTGCTCGGCTGCAGTGAAGGACGCAGCGCCGAGACCTGGGTCGACTTCAATTTCTTCGGCCACCAGGTCGTCTGCCATCTGAATCCGGACATCGGCCCCGATGGCAGCATCGTGACTCACGTGAATCCCGTCGACGGTCACGGCGTGCCTGTCCCCCACTTCGGTGTCGTTCTCACCATGGATCGCTGGCAGGCCCTGGCTGATCGCCTGCACGAACGTCAGATCGAGTTCGTCATCGAACCCTACATCCGCTTCCAGGGGCAGCCGGGCGAACAGGCCACCATGTTCTTCCTCGACCCCAGCGGTAACGCACTGGAATTCAAAGCCTTCAAAGATATCGAATCGCAGCTGTTTGCTACCTGA